A single genomic interval of Cellvibrio sp. PSBB023 harbors:
- the corA gene encoding magnesium/cobalt transporter CorA has translation MLRMFKVQGNTLREDKESDESPRLALNNALWIDAHEPSEEERDELNGFLRAELPESDDVEEIEFSARYFQDSVGIHVHSLFLAPGESGRHSTATVAFILQEKRLISVRDGDLADFRLLRMRARAGQVQVASPQDLLVTMFEQKVENLADALEDIHRKLEDVSHMVLEDEDAELEDAIDKLAKLEDSNGKIRLCLMDTQRSISFLQRHLRESFELQETAREIKRDVDTLMSHTAFLFDKINFLMDSTQGFINIEQNQIIKIFSIAAMVFLPPTVVASAYGMNFEYIPHSDWKYGFVVAVILMLLSAVLPYWYFKRKDWL, from the coding sequence ATGTTAAGAATGTTTAAAGTTCAAGGTAATACCCTGCGTGAAGATAAAGAGTCTGATGAAAGCCCGCGTTTGGCCTTAAACAACGCCCTTTGGATTGATGCCCACGAGCCGTCAGAAGAAGAGCGTGACGAATTAAACGGCTTCTTGCGTGCCGAGTTGCCCGAGTCAGATGATGTCGAGGAAATTGAATTCTCGGCACGTTACTTTCAGGACAGTGTAGGTATTCACGTTCACTCCCTGTTTCTGGCGCCCGGTGAATCCGGCCGCCACAGCACAGCGACCGTCGCCTTTATTTTGCAAGAGAAACGTTTGATCAGTGTGCGCGATGGCGATTTGGCGGACTTCCGCCTGCTGCGTATGCGCGCCCGTGCGGGTCAGGTGCAGGTTGCATCACCCCAGGATTTGCTGGTGACCATGTTTGAGCAAAAGGTGGAAAATCTGGCGGACGCCCTGGAGGACATTCACCGCAAACTGGAAGATGTCAGCCACATGGTATTGGAAGATGAAGATGCCGAACTGGAAGATGCGATTGATAAACTGGCCAAGCTGGAAGACAGCAATGGCAAGATTCGCTTGTGTTTGATGGATACCCAACGCTCCATTTCATTTTTGCAGCGCCACTTGCGCGAGTCATTTGAGTTGCAGGAAACCGCGCGTGAGATCAAGCGTGACGTGGATACACTCATGTCCCACACCGCATTCCTTTTCGACAAGATCAACTTCCTGATGGACTCGACCCAGGGGTTTATCAATATCGAGCAGAACCAGATTATTAAGATATTCTCCATCGCGGCCATGGTTTTCCTGCCGCCTACCGTGGTTGCCAGCGCCTACGGCATGAACTTTGAGTACATTCCCCATTCGGATTGGAAATACGGCTTTGTGGTCGCTGTGATTTTGATGCTGCTCTCGGCAGTATTGCCCTACTGGTACTTCAAGCGCAAAGACTGGCTCTGA
- the hrpB gene encoding ATP-dependent helicase HrpB produces MSTVLNSSAVIDLPELPLSALHSDFLAALATTPLLLEAEPGAGKSTLAPLWVLQQAPVGQQVWLVQPRVLAAQALAQRLAQLLGEAPGQQVGYQVPYDSRMSADTRLVLMTPGILLQHLLQNSTLDGVACVMLDEIHERSVNQDLAWALLQEVQILRDDLQLVLMSATPDPALQQQISQRIFAPGRCFPVTVQYQPAKQNARGFPEKVDEQLLRALQSYPMWQSSCCLVFLPGWREIEDCAQLLAKQFPTQKICRLHSRVGAAEQLMALDPAQGPRIILATNIAETSLTIADVTLVIDSGLARRADYEQRTGISRLRTARISMASAEQRRGRAGRVQAGHCIRLWSQDQLLAAADLPEIRATDYLPLALRIAHWGSPADSLPWLEAPNKLALNFAMQQLQKMQLLDAQGAITSAGEKVSVLGTHPRIAAFLLQHKNTIATPALLLALALHFELAGDQDLTQWLAGAEQELKRNRHWQRQQKRWLSVLSLREEGIAIDPLLIARAFSDRIGFKQESGRYRLNSGMSVEPQGKLESNWAVFLLINTKPKSHSGIGMALQLAQAQQRELSALSQGLVFKQQRWQEHSCWTMGGVVIDEQFQPIASAALGAKLVAHIQQIAREKTVSHLSWSDSARALLERARLLATQAVLDLPALDDASLINTMPQWLAPYLTESTQLEHLPLREALAFYVGYEHCQKIAQLLPDKINLPSGRSVAIEFTSEGSAQISAKLQEFFGCEQLQLGDGKIPLKIHLLSPNGSPLAITTNLQTFWQQAYPEVRKEMRGRYPRHPWPENPLEHQATALTKRKLAQQQSPG; encoded by the coding sequence GTGAGCACTGTGTTAAATTCAAGCGCTGTAATTGATCTGCCTGAATTACCCCTCAGCGCATTACACAGTGACTTTCTTGCTGCACTGGCCACAACGCCGCTACTGTTAGAAGCGGAGCCGGGCGCGGGTAAATCCACGCTTGCGCCCTTGTGGGTTTTGCAGCAAGCACCTGTTGGGCAACAAGTGTGGTTGGTGCAGCCGCGTGTATTAGCCGCACAAGCACTTGCGCAACGGCTTGCGCAGTTATTGGGTGAGGCGCCGGGGCAGCAAGTGGGGTATCAGGTTCCTTACGATTCACGCATGAGTGCCGATACACGTTTGGTCTTGATGACGCCGGGAATTTTGCTGCAGCATTTATTGCAAAATTCCACGCTCGATGGTGTTGCTTGCGTGATGCTCGATGAAATTCACGAACGCAGTGTGAATCAGGATCTGGCTTGGGCATTGTTACAAGAGGTGCAAATCCTGCGTGATGATTTGCAGCTTGTTTTGATGAGCGCAACGCCCGACCCTGCGTTGCAGCAACAAATTTCCCAACGGATTTTTGCACCCGGCCGCTGTTTTCCCGTTACGGTGCAGTATCAACCCGCCAAACAAAACGCGCGCGGTTTTCCTGAAAAAGTGGATGAACAATTGCTGCGCGCGTTGCAGTCGTATCCGATGTGGCAATCCAGTTGTTGCCTGGTATTTTTGCCCGGCTGGCGCGAGATAGAAGACTGCGCGCAATTACTTGCTAAACAATTTCCCACACAAAAAATCTGTCGCTTGCACAGCCGTGTTGGTGCTGCTGAACAACTTATGGCTCTCGATCCCGCTCAAGGGCCGCGCATTATTTTGGCAACCAATATTGCGGAAACTTCACTGACCATTGCTGATGTCACCTTGGTGATTGATTCAGGGTTGGCACGCCGCGCCGATTATGAGCAACGTACTGGCATCAGTCGGTTGCGCACGGCGCGCATCAGCATGGCCAGTGCTGAACAGCGGCGCGGTCGTGCAGGGCGTGTGCAAGCAGGGCATTGCATTCGCCTCTGGTCACAGGATCAGCTGCTTGCCGCCGCCGATTTACCGGAAATTCGCGCGACGGATTATTTGCCGCTCGCGTTGCGTATTGCCCATTGGGGCAGTCCTGCGGATTCACTGCCTTGGTTGGAAGCGCCGAATAAACTCGCGCTGAATTTTGCAATGCAACAATTACAAAAAATGCAGCTGCTGGATGCACAGGGTGCAATTACTTCTGCGGGTGAAAAAGTCAGTGTGCTGGGCACCCATCCGCGCATCGCCGCTTTTTTATTGCAGCACAAAAATACCATTGCCACGCCAGCATTATTGCTGGCGCTGGCATTGCATTTTGAATTGGCGGGCGATCAGGATCTGACGCAATGGCTTGCCGGTGCCGAGCAAGAATTAAAACGCAATCGCCACTGGCAGCGACAACAAAAGCGGTGGTTGTCGGTGTTGTCGCTGCGCGAAGAAGGCATCGCTATAGATCCATTGTTGATTGCGCGCGCGTTTAGCGATCGCATCGGTTTTAAACAGGAATCGGGGCGCTATCGTTTGAATTCGGGCATGAGTGTGGAGCCCCAGGGAAAATTGGAATCCAATTGGGCGGTGTTTTTGCTCATCAATACCAAACCCAAAAGTCATTCCGGCATTGGCATGGCGTTGCAACTTGCACAAGCGCAGCAGCGTGAACTGAGTGCGCTCAGTCAAGGTCTGGTTTTCAAACAGCAGCGCTGGCAGGAACACAGTTGTTGGACTATGGGCGGCGTGGTGATTGATGAACAATTCCAGCCGATAGCCAGTGCAGCCTTGGGGGCAAAGCTGGTTGCACACATCCAGCAGATTGCTCGTGAAAAAACGGTATCGCACTTGTCCTGGAGTGACAGTGCCCGCGCCTTGCTGGAACGTGCACGGTTATTGGCAACACAGGCAGTGTTGGATTTACCTGCGCTCGATGATGCTTCGCTGATTAATACTATGCCGCAATGGCTAGCGCCATACTTAACGGAGTCCACGCAATTGGAGCACTTGCCTCTGCGTGAGGCGCTGGCATTTTATGTGGGCTATGAGCACTGCCAAAAAATAGCACAGCTCTTGCCCGATAAGATTAATTTGCCCAGCGGCCGCAGTGTTGCCATCGAATTTACCAGCGAAGGCAGTGCGCAAATCTCGGCCAAGCTGCAGGAATTTTTTGGCTGCGAACAATTGCAACTGGGCGATGGCAAGATCCCTTTAAAAATTCATTTGCTCTCACCCAATGGCAGCCCGCTGGCTATTACCACCAACTTGCAAACCTTCTGGCAACAAGCCTATCCCGAGGTGCGCAAGGAAATGCGTGGCCGTTATCCACGTCACCCCTGGCCGGAAAACCCGCTCGAACACCAAGCCACAGCGCTCACCAAAAGGAAACTCGCGCAGCAGCAATCGCCGGGTTAG
- a CDS encoding response regulator — MNILIVEDEIDLGEILQDYLTSENFSATLVSDGELALQKILSEKWDLVLLDVMLPNRDGLSICQEVRKTSQVPIIMTTAKVEEIDRLLGLELGADDYICKPFSPREVIARVKAVLRRTNKTDEQQDAGFRLDKERQYACVGDQCVELTSIEFRILETLLLNKQRVISRDVLLKNAYTDHRIVSDRTMDSHITKLRKKLSPICNDDLIHSVYGVGYRLQLP; from the coding sequence ATGAATATATTAATTGTTGAAGATGAAATTGACCTGGGCGAAATACTGCAAGACTATTTAACCAGCGAAAATTTTTCTGCCACCTTGGTTAGCGATGGCGAGTTAGCACTGCAAAAAATCCTCAGCGAAAAATGGGATTTAGTATTGCTGGATGTAATGTTACCCAATCGCGATGGTTTGAGCATTTGTCAGGAAGTACGCAAGACATCGCAAGTGCCTATTATTATGACCACCGCCAAGGTGGAAGAAATAGATCGCTTACTCGGATTGGAATTGGGTGCGGACGATTATATTTGCAAACCCTTTAGCCCTCGCGAAGTGATTGCGCGGGTAAAGGCGGTGTTACGTCGCACCAATAAAACCGACGAGCAACAAGACGCAGGATTCCGCTTGGACAAAGAACGCCAATACGCTTGTGTGGGCGATCAGTGTGTGGAATTAACCAGTATTGAATTTCGGATATTGGAAACACTGCTACTCAATAAACAGCGTGTTATTTCGCGCGATGTGCTGCTTAAGAATGCCTATACAGATCACCGTATTGTGAGTGACAGAACCATGGATTCACACATCACCAAACTGCGCAAAAAATTATCGCCCATTTGCAATGATGATTTAATTCACTCGGTGTACGGTGTGGGTTATCGCTTGCAACTGCCGTAA
- the queE gene encoding 7-carboxy-7-deazaguanine synthase QueE gives MTQNSTMTQASLKITEIFYSLQGESNTVGLPTVFVRLTGCPLRCGYCDSEYAFYGGERLLIDDILAKVASFNPRYICVTGGEPLAQRECLTLLSALCDAGYSVSLETSGALPVDDVDPRVIKVMDLKTPGSGEVGRNRWENIPLLTAQDQIKFVICSREDYEWARFKVDEYQLVGRVAEVLFSPSFGQVAPLSLAEWILADNLPVRFQLQLHKLLWNDVPGH, from the coding sequence ATGACCCAAAACAGCACCATGACCCAAGCCAGTTTAAAAATTACCGAGATTTTCTATTCGCTGCAGGGCGAGTCCAACACTGTGGGTTTGCCAACGGTGTTTGTGCGCCTGACCGGCTGCCCGCTGCGCTGTGGTTATTGCGACTCTGAATACGCATTCTATGGCGGTGAGCGATTACTGATTGACGACATTCTGGCCAAAGTCGCCAGTTTTAATCCGCGCTATATCTGTGTGACAGGCGGTGAGCCTCTGGCCCAGCGTGAATGCTTGACCCTTTTAAGTGCACTGTGTGATGCAGGTTACAGCGTTTCCCTGGAAACCAGTGGTGCCTTACCGGTGGATGATGTTGACCCGCGTGTGATTAAAGTCATGGACCTCAAAACCCCTGGCTCCGGTGAAGTCGGCCGCAATCGCTGGGAGAATATTCCGCTGTTGACCGCGCAGGATCAGATTAAATTCGTGATTTGTAGCCGTGAAGACTATGAGTGGGCTCGTTTTAAAGTGGATGAGTACCAGTTGGTCGGGCGTGTGGCGGAGGTGCTGTTTTCTCCCAGTTTTGGTCAGGTGGCACCACTTTCGCTGGCAGAGTGGATCTTGGCAGATAACTTGCCTGTGCGTTTCCAACTGCAATTGCACAAGCTGTTGTGGAACGACGTACCAGGCCATTAA
- a CDS encoding carbohydrate porin, translated as MKPLPALVALFVSTCYGAHALAGDESAEHNPAYALAGALTLESVRIVDGGVKKGSRELANLDLTLALDTEAAGWWANGEWFVYVLGNAGKNPSDYTGDVQGISNIATDEAIKVYEFWYQHYFMDDHVKVLFGLHDYNSTFYSLDAAGLFTHPSFGIGPDTSQVGPSIFSTTATALHLTLESETQYFLAAIYDGIPGDPNNPRGTHIQFNSGDGLFGAMEWGWTPAAGDKIALGAWQHSAEVESVVTGNLIDSNSGVYLIAEKNINDIAAVFLQLGRADDQFNQIEYYAGTGITFTDFWRNGDGLGIAVAQARNGDPYLAANTELQRAETAWELTYYSPLVDYLNAQASVYYIQHPSMDKTLDDALAIGARLFIEF; from the coding sequence ATGAAACCATTGCCTGCGCTTGTTGCACTTTTTGTGAGCACTTGTTATGGCGCGCATGCGCTGGCGGGTGATGAGTCGGCTGAACACAATCCTGCTTATGCCCTGGCCGGTGCCTTGACGCTGGAGTCGGTGAGGATCGTGGATGGCGGTGTTAAAAAAGGTAGCCGTGAGCTGGCCAACCTTGATCTTACCCTGGCACTGGATACAGAAGCCGCAGGCTGGTGGGCAAACGGCGAATGGTTCGTGTATGTGCTTGGTAATGCTGGTAAAAATCCGTCGGACTATACGGGCGATGTGCAGGGTATATCCAACATCGCGACGGATGAAGCGATCAAGGTATATGAATTTTGGTATCAGCATTATTTTATGGATGATCATGTGAAAGTACTGTTCGGTTTGCATGATTACAACTCGACATTTTACTCACTCGATGCTGCCGGTTTATTCACTCACCCCTCCTTTGGTATAGGGCCGGATACGTCCCAGGTTGGCCCTTCTATTTTTTCCACCACAGCAACGGCGTTGCACCTCACACTGGAAAGCGAGACACAATATTTTTTAGCCGCTATTTATGACGGCATTCCCGGTGATCCGAATAACCCGCGCGGTACCCATATTCAATTCAACAGTGGTGATGGTTTATTTGGTGCCATGGAATGGGGCTGGACCCCTGCTGCTGGCGATAAGATTGCACTGGGTGCCTGGCAACACAGTGCAGAAGTGGAAAGTGTTGTGACAGGTAACTTGATTGATAGCAACAGCGGCGTTTATCTGATTGCTGAAAAAAATATTAACGATATCGCTGCCGTCTTTTTACAACTGGGACGAGCCGACGATCAATTTAACCAGATCGAATACTACGCCGGAACCGGCATTACCTTTACCGATTTTTGGCGCAACGGCGATGGCTTGGGCATCGCCGTTGCGCAAGCGCGCAATGGCGATCCATACCTTGCAGCCAACACGGAACTACAGCGTGCAGAGACCGCATGGGAGTTAACCTACTACTCGCCATTGGTGGATTATCTCAACGCTCAAGCCAGTGTGTACTACATTCAACACCCCTCCATGGATAAAACCCTGGATGACGCGCTGGCCATAGGGGCGCGATTATTTATTGAGTTCTAA
- a CDS encoding protocatechuate dioxygenase, giving the protein MQQQPIEQPAEHSTKPSIEQSALVQANTVDSERRKTLGTLGLFSLIGASGLIGCGGGSSTANNSTSSSSTATTTSTASSTQVSSAASSSGSCTLIPTETIGPFPLSTLLNNSLVLRENIAEDKTGVPLQVKLKLVNVNNNCSPVSAYVYIWHCDKDGLYSGYSSNNNAGQAGKTYCRGIQYTDTSGVAHFTTIYPGWYAGRITHIHFQIFLTTYSSTAQSTAISQMAFPAAVTTAVYNSSLYTKGQNTSVTSFAADNVFSDGVEYQLATVTGSVAEGYVAELEVGIAV; this is encoded by the coding sequence ATGCAGCAGCAACCCATTGAGCAACCAGCAGAACACTCAACCAAACCATCAATCGAACAATCAGCCCTGGTACAAGCAAATACCGTAGACAGCGAACGCCGCAAAACACTGGGCACACTTGGATTATTCAGTTTGATAGGCGCAAGCGGATTAATTGGCTGTGGTGGAGGTTCAAGCACCGCGAACAACAGTACAAGCAGTAGCTCCACAGCGACTACTACATCAACCGCCAGCTCCACTCAAGTCAGCAGTGCAGCAAGTAGCTCGGGCAGTTGTACCTTAATTCCCACCGAAACTATTGGACCATTTCCGTTATCAACACTGTTAAACAATTCATTGGTACTGCGTGAAAATATCGCAGAAGATAAAACCGGCGTACCCTTACAGGTGAAACTAAAATTGGTGAACGTCAATAACAATTGCAGCCCGGTTTCGGCGTATGTGTATATCTGGCACTGCGATAAAGACGGTTTGTACTCAGGTTATTCCAGCAACAATAATGCAGGACAAGCAGGTAAAACCTATTGCCGCGGTATTCAGTACACCGACACAAGCGGCGTTGCTCATTTCACTACCATTTACCCTGGTTGGTACGCAGGGCGCATCACACACATTCACTTTCAAATATTTCTGACCACCTACAGCAGTACTGCACAGTCTACTGCGATTTCACAAATGGCATTTCCTGCGGCGGTTACAACGGCTGTTTATAACTCATCGCTTTACACCAAGGGACAAAATACCTCGGTCACCAGTTTTGCGGCTGACAACGTATTTAGCGATGGAGTGGAGTATCAATTAGCAACCGTCACTGGCAGTGTCGCCGAAGGTTATGTTGCCGAGTTGGAGGTGGGAATCGCCGTGTAA
- a CDS encoding ATP-binding protein: MFTLFALLLTGGLYLYSRLSFENSFNNYMEQKEAARNAKLIAALEQHYLLYGNWDSFKNNRHFWPMFVWQYSTNWRQRNERPIPLPLPPEINPYFVPEDNNPHQLQFFLRRNTQENRRDDRNPTVRPDDFLRHQPYRRFILLDAKKTLVSGKEWRNETYFYNDLILTIDGDSKVVGYLGTPMNPALRDLRDNEFAKRQQNHFLITALVALAIALACAIPLSYLLTQRVKKLATHVQRLSSGDYTQRLPSKGQDEISKLAEHLNHLAHTLGQSEQARKRWVADISHELRTPLAVLKADLEALEDGVRKFDTKAIARLQKHAERLASLVNDLYQLSLTDIGAMSYRKRDCDLVEIVEEINVSLQNKAMQQGLSLEVKMPKHPMNAFADPERLHQLFLNLFNNSINYTQSPGTIRVQLELRLEQGKASAVFMIEDSAPGVDPALHEKLFERLYRAESSRSRETGGAGLGLSICRNICEAHEGRIDITTSELGGLKVSVYLPLQESA; this comes from the coding sequence GTGTTTACACTCTTTGCGTTGTTGTTAACCGGCGGGTTATACCTTTACTCGCGCTTGAGTTTTGAAAACAGTTTTAACAACTACATGGAGCAAAAAGAAGCGGCGCGCAATGCCAAATTAATCGCAGCGCTGGAGCAGCACTACCTGCTCTATGGCAACTGGGACAGCTTCAAAAATAATCGTCATTTCTGGCCAATGTTTGTATGGCAATACTCCACTAACTGGCGGCAACGCAACGAGCGTCCAATTCCCCTGCCACTCCCTCCGGAAATAAATCCTTATTTTGTGCCGGAGGATAACAACCCCCATCAGTTGCAATTTTTTTTGCGGCGCAACACTCAGGAAAACCGCCGGGATGATCGCAATCCTACTGTGCGTCCCGATGATTTTTTGCGGCACCAGCCCTATCGGCGATTTATTTTACTCGATGCTAAAAAAACACTCGTTAGCGGCAAAGAGTGGCGCAATGAAACCTATTTTTACAACGACCTCATTCTCACCATAGATGGCGACAGCAAAGTCGTTGGCTACCTGGGCACGCCAATGAACCCGGCCCTGCGCGACTTGCGCGATAACGAATTCGCCAAACGCCAACAAAACCATTTTTTAATTACAGCCTTAGTAGCCTTGGCGATTGCACTTGCCTGCGCGATTCCACTTTCCTATTTATTGACCCAGCGGGTAAAAAAACTCGCCACCCATGTGCAGCGTTTAAGCAGCGGCGATTATACCCAGCGCCTGCCCAGCAAAGGGCAAGATGAAATTTCAAAACTGGCCGAGCATCTCAATCATTTGGCGCACACACTTGGGCAAAGTGAACAAGCACGCAAACGCTGGGTTGCTGATATTTCCCACGAACTGCGCACACCACTCGCGGTGCTCAAAGCCGACTTGGAAGCGCTGGAAGATGGCGTGCGAAAATTTGATACCAAAGCGATTGCGCGCCTGCAAAAACATGCGGAGCGATTGGCCAGTCTAGTTAATGATTTGTATCAGCTATCACTCACCGACATTGGCGCCATGAGTTACCGTAAGCGCGATTGCGATCTGGTTGAAATTGTCGAGGAAATCAACGTTTCGCTGCAAAATAAGGCTATGCAACAGGGGCTTTCATTGGAAGTAAAAATGCCCAAACACCCCATGAATGCCTTTGCTGACCCAGAGCGTTTACACCAACTGTTTTTAAATCTATTTAACAACAGCATTAATTACACCCAAAGTCCAGGCACGATTCGAGTGCAATTGGAATTGCGGTTGGAACAAGGAAAAGCCAGTGCTGTCTTTATGATTGAAGATTCAGCGCCCGGTGTAGACCCAGCCCTGCATGAAAAATTATTTGAGCGACTCTACCGCGCGGAATCATCGCGCAGCCGTGAAACTGGTGGTGCCGGTTTAGGTCTGAGTATTTGTCGCAATATTTGTGAAGCCCACGAAGGCCGTATTGACATTACAACCAGCGAACTGGGTGGGCTGAAAGTTTCCGTTTATTTACCTCTGCAGGAATCCGCATGA
- the grxD gene encoding Grx4 family monothiol glutaredoxin has protein sequence MDVLDTIKQQISDNAVILYMKGSPSAPQCGFSMRASQALMACGQRFAYVDILSNPDIRSELPKFANWPTFPQLWVKGELIGGCDIITEMHEKGELKPLIDAAVAA, from the coding sequence ATGGACGTGTTAGATACAATCAAGCAGCAAATCAGTGACAATGCTGTGATCCTTTATATGAAAGGTTCACCCAGCGCACCGCAATGTGGTTTTTCGATGCGCGCTTCCCAAGCCTTGATGGCCTGTGGTCAGCGTTTTGCCTATGTGGATATTTTGAGCAACCCGGATATTCGTTCCGAGCTGCCTAAGTTTGCCAACTGGCCAACCTTTCCACAGCTGTGGGTAAAAGGTGAGTTGATTGGTGGGTGTGACATCATCACCGAAATGCACGAAAAGGGTGAATTGAAGCCACTGATCGATGCCGCTGTTGCTGCCTAA
- a CDS encoding methyl-accepting chemotaxis protein gives MTIKQSIMLVIGGFVALLGINTFVGLSASQKLGGLLDYISGPAWNAADGAMEGQIGLEAQIIALQKLYHAENSFSQLESQLNDAIAMENEALTRMKASGLMSATTVSTLNQQLENYHRTRTALINKLQTGQSAAAEYAQLNNQLDQLLAFIGDMEAEADTKVESETGNVHSLQTSAHAKLVGAFIISIFMAIVFFVFASRMILQPLARVTDNLRELGSGSGDLTARLSGENTTTEVGRLAFAFNRFVEKLQSLINQAQSSNHNLTAASVQITESIAQTAKGCETQLHEISQVARAVETISHTLDQVVNAAVGANRASADAVSTTGAGNRVVASAQEGVDQVVQEVDNASQVISALVADSHNIGSMLEVIRSIAEQTNLLALNAAIEAARAGETGRGFAVVADEVRSLASRTQESTKAIETIINNLTQGSNKAVEVMAGAQQKALVIKERIASTSTAFSNIVTAVNQIQHMNSQIENASEEEKHSMQQITSSMQTILQHARNNVDVGEQASHSREHLEREIHKLDSLLNQFRT, from the coding sequence ATGACTATTAAGCAATCCATTATGTTGGTGATCGGCGGGTTTGTTGCACTATTGGGGATAAACACCTTTGTAGGGCTGAGTGCCAGCCAAAAACTGGGTGGGCTACTGGACTATATTTCCGGCCCCGCCTGGAATGCGGCCGATGGGGCAATGGAAGGGCAGATCGGCCTGGAAGCGCAAATTATTGCGCTGCAAAAACTCTATCACGCTGAAAATTCCTTCTCGCAATTGGAGTCCCAGTTAAATGATGCTATTGCAATGGAAAATGAAGCGCTCACACGCATGAAAGCGTCCGGGTTGATGAGCGCAACCACTGTATCGACTCTGAATCAGCAACTGGAAAATTACCACCGCACGCGCACGGCGTTAATTAACAAATTGCAAACAGGCCAATCGGCTGCGGCGGAATACGCACAATTAAATAATCAGTTGGATCAATTGCTGGCGTTTATTGGCGATATGGAAGCAGAGGCCGATACAAAGGTAGAAAGTGAAACGGGCAATGTACATAGCCTGCAGACATCCGCACATGCGAAATTAGTGGGTGCATTTATCATCAGCATTTTTATGGCGATTGTATTTTTTGTTTTTGCCTCTCGTATGATCTTGCAACCCTTGGCGCGGGTGACGGATAACTTACGTGAACTGGGCTCGGGTTCTGGTGACCTTACTGCGCGCTTGTCCGGTGAAAACACGACAACCGAAGTTGGGCGCCTCGCCTTTGCGTTCAATCGATTTGTGGAAAAATTACAGTCACTGATCAATCAGGCGCAATCCAGCAATCACAACCTGACGGCTGCCAGTGTGCAAATCACCGAATCCATCGCCCAAACCGCCAAAGGGTGTGAGACACAGCTTCATGAAATATCGCAAGTAGCACGGGCTGTGGAGACTATTTCACACACGCTGGATCAGGTTGTGAATGCGGCCGTAGGTGCAAACCGTGCATCGGCAGATGCAGTGAGCACAACCGGAGCGGGTAATCGCGTTGTGGCATCCGCACAGGAAGGGGTTGATCAAGTCGTGCAGGAAGTGGACAACGCCTCGCAGGTAATTTCTGCACTGGTCGCGGACAGCCATAACATTGGTAGCATGCTGGAAGTGATTCGCAGTATTGCAGAGCAAACCAATTTGCTCGCATTAAACGCCGCGATAGAAGCGGCGCGTGCGGGTGAAACCGGACGTGGGTTTGCCGTGGTGGCGGATGAAGTGCGCAGCCTTGCCTCGCGCACACAGGAATCCACCAAGGCGATTGAAACCATCATCAACAATTTGACGCAAGGTTCTAATAAAGCCGTAGAGGTCATGGCCGGCGCGCAACAAAAAGCCCTGGTGATTAAAGAGCGAATCGCCAGCACCTCTACGGCCTTCTCCAATATTGTTACCGCCGTGAATCAAATCCAGCACATGAATTCACAAATTGAAAACGCCTCTGAAGAGGAAAAACACTCCATGCAGCAAATCACCAGCAGCATGCAAACTATTTTGCAGCACGCGCGCAACAACGTTGACGTGGGTGAACAAGCGAGTCATTCCCGTGAACACCTTGAGCGGGAAATTCATAAACTGGACTCGCTGCTCAATCAGTTCCGCACCTGA